In the genome of Pseudopipra pipra isolate bDixPip1 chromosome 4, bDixPip1.hap1, whole genome shotgun sequence, one region contains:
- the LOC135413277 gene encoding zinc finger protein 660-like: MEEEAGRKRKMLQDTQIGEEEVIPPFPLCSPSSSSQASPPAAGQPCCCLGGNLLPSGTKGNPLPLLSSFLSLFHFFPSSFFSFPSSPGNELRAETMEDKSAWQNLGEEAVLNGSTVQEANGEEKPQTFPTGSSSKPSTQGSEEERPTFCQEGGRSFSQSSDLVVHQRLHEVEKPYKCLECGKSFRQSFHLIRHQSIHTGEGPYKCRECGKSFSDGFTFAAHHRVHTGERPYKCFECAKSFSQSSNLITHQRLHTGERPYKCPDCGKSFVRSADLVIHHRIHTGEKPYECPKCGKRFRSSSIANRHERTHTEERPYECPECGKRFRNSSHLIRHQWTHTGKRPYKCPQCGKSFNQSFTLIRHQQTHRKGKPYKCPNFRTLSTAPTSSPIREPTLDYPQ; the protein is encoded by the coding sequence atggaggaggaagctgggaggaaaaggaagatgcTACAGGACACCCAGAtaggtgaggaggaagtcatTCCACCTTTCCCCCTCTGTTCTCCTTCATCTTCCAGCCAAGCATCACCCccagctgcaggacaacccTGCTGCTGTTTGGGGGGCAATCTCCTTCCCTCTGGCACCAAGGGAAAtccccttcctcttctttcttccttcctctccttgttccatttctttccttcttcctttttctcgTTTCCTTCCTCTCCAGGCAACGAATTGAGGGCAGAGACCATGGAGGACAAATCTGCCTGGCAGAACCTTGGGGAAGAGGCTGTTTTGAATGGCTCCACTGTGCAGGAAGCCAATGGGGAGGAAAAGCCACAAACATTCCCCACAGGAAGCAGCTCCAAACCTAGCACACAgggctctgaggaggaaagacccaccTTTTGCCAGGAAGGCGGAcggagcttcagccagagctctgacctggtggtccaCCAGCGGCTTCATGAAGTGGAgaagccctacaagtgcttggaatgcgggaagagcttcaggcagagcttcCACCTCATTCGCCACCAGAGCATTCACACCGGGGAAGGGCCCTATAAGTGTCgtgaatgtgggaagagcttcagtgatGGCTTCACCTTTGCCGCCCACCACCGGGTGCACACAGGGGAACGGCCTTACAAGTGCTTTGAATGTGcgaagagcttcagccagagctccaacctcatcacccaccagcgcctgcacactggggaacgaccctacaagtgtcccgactgtgggaagagcttcgtCCGCAGCGCTGACCTTGTAATCCATCATCGtatccacactggggagaagCCCTACGAGTGTCCCaagtgtgggaagaggtttcgGAGCAGCTCAATTGCCAATAGGCATGAGAGGACGCACACAGAGGAGAGGCCCTATGAGTGTCCtgagtgtgggaagaggtttcgGAACAGTTCTCATCTCATCAGGCATCAATGGACACACACGGGGaagaggccctacaagtgtccccagtgtgggaagagcttcaaccagagctTTACCTTGATCAGACACCAACAGACTCATCGAAAAGGGAAGCCCTATAAGTGTCCCAACTTCAGGACTTTGTCCACTGCTCCAACTTCATCACCCATCAGAGAACCGACCTTGGATTATCCACAGTGA